The following is a genomic window from Phaseolus vulgaris cultivar G19833 chromosome 6, P. vulgaris v2.0, whole genome shotgun sequence.
attggactcttgcAATTTTCTGTACAACTTCTCAACTAATCTCATGTCTTCCTTCACATTTTCCACCTCATCGAAGAACTTATCCAGGTTCACATTTTCCTTCCCAGCTTCCACATCATTCATCTGAGGTTGTTCATTCAGGTCACTAAATTTTCTAAAGGAGCTTGAGAACAGATCATTCATTTTTGAAGAAAATGACTACCAAATCTTCTTTctatttcttttccttttcttgtgTTAATTGATTTATTGTGTTGTTGATAAACCAAGTAACAAAAAGATCAAAAGAACATAAATGGTTTGATCTAACACAATGATATGTGTTTGTTCACTTCTGAATTGGTTGTGTCCCTTTCAATATCCCCCTGTGAATTATGATCGTTTTCGAACAGGGAGAAGATTGAAGGTGACAAAGGGCACAAGGAACCGATTGTCACCAACATAAGTGTTTGAGACGAAAATCCTTTTTCTTTTACTTGGGATGAAGGTGTTAGAGGTGCATAATTAATGTGAAATGAGGACCAACCAAATTAACTTGATGCTAATCATAGAAAAGATGTTTACAAGTTGAATATACCAAAGGTTAATTACTTGAAGATTAACAAATGGCAATGCGGTTTTTTCtgataatattttcttttggtttttcaacTCACCCATTTTAGTATTTTGTTTTGTAAGGGTATTCTTTAgttgaaatttttaaatttcctcAAAACTCGAATATATGATGTTCTTACACAAAAAATATAGTAAGCAACATACAATATTACAATATACAGGGAACTTGAATAGTCAAGtcattttgttattattttttagaccTAAAGTAATGTATCTAGTGTTAAACTTAATAATGTaaagtaaaattataaacatgcatttttaattattttttttcttttgtaacaAACATTTATCAATACTTTAATGTAAATTAACATTTAAGTCTTGATGCGATAaacctttttatttattttatcatgttaaattcttttattaatCGTAGTAGTTTCTTTGCTCACTATAATGTTACATTTATATAAGTAAAACAGGTGCATGGAAAGTTGGAAAAGGGTGATTGGATTAAATCTGTTCAAAGTTAGATTGACTTTGTAGATTTTAACTAGTTTTGAAAACTCTGTTAACTTTATAGTTTCAAACTACAGCCTAAACTGTTATCACGTTTGAattgttaattaaaatatgaaatctAAAGCAAACTACTAGATTGagaaaaaaatgatgaaaaaacTGAAACAACAACTACAATTTGAACATGAGggtattaaatattaaaataagacGAGGGATGGGTGCTATCATTAGTTGTATACACAGCAACGAAGTTGCTTGCTGAAAACTTGTAAATATTGTGCtcccaaattcgaatcaagagGAACAACGCACGGATACTAGAAAGTATAAACATATTACAGACTAAGAATAAATTGGGAGAATAAATTGGGAGAACAAATTAGGCATAGTTACATTTCCAACGTTGTTGAAATCAGGTGGCACGGTGAGCTCTCAAAAGAAACTAAACAGCTTCAACCTACTACCCCAATTCAGCTGCATTTCATAGTTTTCCATTTCCTACACAAACCACTAAGATGCCCACTTATATTACCAGAATATATTGGTTTCTCACCATTTTTTCCTACCCCTCTTTATGTACAAACATGAAAAAGCAAGAAGCCGAAGCGGATAAAATGTACAGCAAAATCTTTCCCCACTTCAATATAGCTTTGCAAGAACTTATCAATATGGCCAGAGCCAATATGATTTTCACACATTCATGGACAAAGATTGGCCATGTTCCTATCAGTACTATGACTACTACTGCCATGGGTAACACCATTGCTAAGTTTATCTTCCCTCATTGCATCTCCTACCAGCTGTGACTGACTTCCTGCAGAATCTCCAGTACCGGAGTTCACAGTCTGCTGCTTCAGATATCTCTCAGTGGCAGCATCATGGAGCAACTTCATCATGCCACCAGAATCTGAACCAGGTGACAATTCTTCTTCTCGCTCTGGCTGGATATTGAGGTCAATTTGGCCTTTGAATGGTGAAGCAGATGATTTTATTCTATTAGGATCATCATCAGAACCATCATTACCCTCTCTGTTCTGGTTTGGGCTGCTATCACCTGTGTTACTACAGGGTAATGAATCTTCGTCAAGCAAAATTTCAGACGAAGGTAGAGGTTGAGGATGTTGTTGCTGTTGTTTTTTGCGAGTTGTCTCTGCTTCCTTTTCGGATTGCTTCTTCTCACGCCGTAACATAAGGGTATGGAAACGTCGCTTCACTGTTAAGCATACATTACATGTGCATGTCTGTTTATGCTTGGGGCCCTTTCCACTGGGAGGTTGAATGCAAACAATGCAAGAACAGCCAGGTCTATGGCGTGGGTGCTTAGTTGTGGCCTGGGCTGACGCTGGGAGTGCCTCACCCTCTCCCAGGATAGCTAAATTTGCGAGGGTGTCAAGTCCCTCCAAAGCTTCAGCATTATCAGGATCCTGTTTGGTGGCCTTCATTCTCTTGGGAACAGCTGCCAAACAAATGCATTTAACACCATAGTTTCCATGCTCTATATTTACAATTCGTTCTACAAAAGATTACATCATACGTGACAAGGGATCTGAAAAATTTGCTCTGAGTGAAGCAATGAAACTACTCAAACCTGAATTACACGGAGGTAGCAAATTCTCAAGTTGTTCTGCTGTCAGCTCTTGTGCAGCTGAACAAGAAGATCTAGCAGCATAgagaatttaataaataaagataatgCTCTTACATATTGGATATATAATAATAGGTTATAAAGTTTGGGCAATGATTCAGCAGGACAGCCTTGTTAGATTGATAAATTAATCACACACTTGTGTGAACGAACACGAACTAAATTGAGGGAAGAGGGTGAAAATAAACGTTGTATCTTGGCATGATGCATGGTATGGTGGTGTCAATTTTTCAACCCCTCTTCTCTCACTTATATTTTCTATCTCCAGTCAACTATGTCCCATGGGAAAGGATGCTAAGTGttgtataataaattaaaacagaTAAATACATCTTAAATAACAAACCTTCTTACCTAATTTGATATGATGGAAAGGGAGAGAATgaagaaggaaagaaagaaaaaagagataAGAAATGAGTGGAAATGAAAGTGGTCCACATTTAGAATAAACAAAGAGAAATGAGAAGGAAGTATTTTATTATagtattattttatatgattttatattattattattactctattcacttattatatttaaaaattgaaaataaaaaactaaccACATAATTATCTATGCCACCCCCATAATCGATTATAGGGGATTTTAACGTgacatatgataaaaaaaatacaacatgATTGATTATGTTATTTCAACTTCCATCTCATTTCATTTCACATTTGTATGAAAAAATTCTAACTTTTCCCTGATTTGCCAACTTTCCACTCTTTTCCACCGTTATTTAGCCTTCATTTGCATCTCAGAAAGTCAGGGTGCAAagatgaaaagagaaagaaagtgaGGTGTAACCCACGTGAACGATGCATGTCATAGCCTTTTCACttgaattcaaaataaatattatgaaagGGATATACATGTTAGCTAGATGTCTCTAAGGTTCAGAAAGACACCCTCTTAAACATCACGGATCACTTTCGGCTAACATATGAAATACATTCTTATTCAATCGGGAACGCTTGTAAATTTCAAGTGTATTTACAGGtcagaaaaaaatgcaaatgaTAACGTGGTAGACCAAAAACGCCAATGAGAATTAAGACAATAGATCACTCTTGGTACCTTTCTGGATCCCATGAATTATCAGAACACGTCCATTTTGATGGAAGAAGCGCACTAGCTGGTAATTTGCGCCACTTGAGACAATCTTCGCATTGAGCCCACTGGATCTTTTCACTGGGACAAATATAGACCATTGCTGGCAATTTATTATGTGGTTaaacaaagtaaaaatattACCTAGTCAAAATGGGAAATTAAAGTGTGTTTCTTGGGAACTTAATGTCAAGACATGCAcaacaataaaatttatacaaaacatCCCCCcccccaaaaaaaaaaatatatttgagcATCAGATCAAGAGAAAATGAAAGGTGAGGATGAGGAGTACTCCTGGAGTCACTTGATCCAtcctctctctccctctctatATATAAAGGATATATCAACTGCTACgtaaaaatttaaatgaaaatcCAAGACATAAAGAAGGTGATCAAATATTATTAAGGATAAGTAATTTACCCCACATTATCACTGGTAAAAATTGTTGGCTTCCCAAGCACTGGAGCTTCctgtaaaattattttcagcATAAAGGTTTCCACAATACATGATAATTTCCAGAACTCCTTCAATGAGATAAAGCACCAAGAAAGATGACCATTAGGTAGACAATAAAATTGCAATCCAACATTGGATGCACAACTCTAGAGACTCTGACTTCAGCTTTTAAGCCTGAGATGTGTTTAGTTCAAGGGGTGGATGATGAGGAAGAAGATAGATGTGAGAATTTGAAGATTTAGCATACAACATCCCCAACTAAGACCAGTTGAGAATCATTAGTCCTCCTTTCCCTTTATACACAGCCAATGACTATTAAACTTCAGTATTTTCTACTCACAAATCTTACAATACATTGACTATATTTCAAATAAGATTACATAATGGATTAACTATTTTGCCAGCAGATGGACACGTCAGAACTATCATTTGGTTAGTTTATGTGGCtattttgaaatgaaaaatttaatatcatttttaattgGAGTATTAAAACATTGAATGAGAGGATATAGGTCATTGCATCACAAAGAATAAAAACATCAGCAATCCATAATCCTTTATGAAGCAAGAATAAAGGTACCTCGTATTCCTCAAATTCAAAACCTTCAATCACAACAATGCTCGGAATGTGGCTAGGAGGAGGGCGGAGAAGACCTTGAGCTTCTTGCCATGTAATCTTCAGCTCTATTAAATCCTCATTTTCAATTCTTAGTCGTTTACTCTTTGAGCCCAATAAGCCGCTCTTTCTTTTCCTAGATATTAATGATTTACTCCCCAGTGCTTCTTTTGCTATGTATCCTGACTTATCAACTTTAGACCATGAATTAGGATCAGCCAATTCAACCTAAAAGATAGGTGAAAAATGCAACCATGAGAATAATGTAAATACCAAACGTTATACAATGCAGTTGGTTGTTTGATACTAACTTCACCATGTGCAGAAAATCCATTTCCAGACTTATTGGTTTCATTGTCCTGCAAAAAGAAATATATGCGCACGACAGATGTAATTTGTAAGtatacaagttcaaaatttcaTCAAACTAGGTAAAAATATATAGAGGATTTGATAAAAATGCAAAATATGCAAACAAAAAATTGCACTAttaattcaattcataaattgtCCTTAATAAGAAAATATCCACGACTATAAGGTAAGCCATAGTAACCTATGCTGACTCCAGGCCCGgacaatataaaaaattgaagtcCAATTATAGAGTAGAGCATGATAGAACCTTCAGACTGTATCCAAAATATCTTAATTAAGGAAAGTGCAGTGTTTGTACATATGTCTCCTGACTAATGTAGCATATATAGTTATCCATACAAGCATTCAGCTAATAACAGACTTAGTAGTAGACAAAGCTTCAATCAATTGTATGTCTTATACTAAAAAACATAACTACACCTCAGAAAATTATACATTGTGGCTGTTAAAACAATTACCTGGTCAGATGGCGCAGCACTTGAAGCCTTTCTAAATCCCATAACCAACCTTCCCTCTGGCTCCAACCGGCTAAATGTTACTGAGGAAAACAACTCAGGTCAGCCATAAAACTAGAACTCAACTAGATGGTGGTACAGCACACtcagaaaagaaaggaaaaaaagacaATCACATGAGGCAGATAGATCCAAAACGGATTATACAAGGCAAGATCTTGAAGCATAATAATATAGAAGTCCTGAATGCAAGCGTAACTGTTCTACTACTTttatcaaatttcaaatttctgCTTGTGAAAAATAGCTCTATAAATGTCATAATATAAAATCACTATCTTTTCTAGCTTAAATAAAGTAAACTCCTGATTAGGTAGTTAGCCACAGGGACGAGAGTGGGTCAGAATGAGCAAAGAGGTACCTGTTAAAACTTACCAACAGGTTTTTATATTCGCAGATATccattaatattttcaaaaacttagagaaaatacaaaataaaaatcaattaacaATTCTTCTGTAAAATTTAGACTCCCAATCGTGACACATATCCCTATGAATTTATAACTTTAAAGAGTTGTAAAATGTctaaaatttagtttaattattCGGTCAATTCTCCTAAAATACAGTTTAAAGGTACGCAAATTTACATTCTTTTTCTCCCATAATATAAATACATAAGGTTTGTCATACTTTTAAAcagaataaaataattcaaattatttaaaaaattatctttctaaatataaattcaaataagACAACGGCACACCAAGGCATAAGTTCTCAATAAGCCAAAGATATCAATAATAGCACATATAAATAAATCCAAGTTGGTGGCTGTAGGATATCTACAGGGATCGGTAGTAAGTTATCCATCTCCTTCCCGTTTCCAAGCAGGGTAgacaaaaaactaatttaaattgcCTGCAGATACCCATTTAAATATCTGTTTCTTATTTGTGATGGATTTTATCCGCAGGGACACATTTGTTTTGCTATCAGAGGGTTTGGACTTGTACAAACAGTAGTAGTACTTGACCTAATTATTAGTACGACTAGCTTTAGGTATTTAGCAAATTACATTTCAATGTATTCCATACAGTTATTTGTCATCTTTGTcactcttctttttctttctaaacACTTAACCCATAATTCCTAACAATGGGCACAGAGAGGTGCGTGCAAATATAACTCATGAGGCTAAAGTTTCGTTTAAAAAGAAATGAACAAGAAGAAAATTCTATATTTTCCAATACACAAATCACCTTCGTGACAATGTCTTACCAGTGTCACCAGCCTGTAACTGCATGGACTGTATGCATGGAGTGACACCCTCTAAAACATACATTCTGCTGTTATTGTTTGGCCAGAAGCGAAATTGAAATATCCACTCCTTTCCTTTTGCATCAAGGATTTTAAGCGGCAATCCTTCAGGCTGAGAAATTGGTGGGAAGTAGGTCTGTCTCATGGAACAGAATATAATGTTATATAACCCTTGATAGAatattcatgaaaaaaaaatagatgacCACGccaataagaaacaaattattaCTGCAAATACCTAAAACCAATTTCACACCTTCACAGCAATCCAAAATAATACAGATGACTAACTCTAATCTCCAGTTAATTGAAACTAAACTTGACCAACATCAAGTACATAAAGATTGCATTccattatattatttatcagGGGACAGTTGAATTAACATGCTTATTAAAAGCCTAGTCTTGATATTCATAAAATTTACAAGGGCGGCTTGGAAACTAAGAAAAAACCAGGTAAACCTAAAGCCTTTTCATCATACCTTTCTAGAGTTCTCCTCAAGTTGTCAGGCAATTCTCCCAGCCTGGCATTTTGAGTGAGGACTACAAAATCCTTTTCACAGTACTCAAAATGCCTATCAGTGACCTTTCTTTCTTCAGCTCCATCTACTAAATCAAACTCTTCATACTTTCTACTATCTACTTCATGGAAGAACCTAAAATTGGCCTACACATTTTGTTAGCCTATTTAAGTCTTATATCACCAATAAATCCCTTTTTCAGTATTGCATTCACCAATCATAACTAACGTGAACTAGTctaatatatcaataatttttaattgtcAACATAGTCAACACTAAAATCTTCCCTCCAATCAACTGGTTATAAAACGTGTGATGAACCATGATAGGCCCTCAAATAATCTTCCTAAACACCAAAATTTCATTTAAGCAAGCAATTTAGGGGCATCGTCCCATTCTTTAGTCAGTTTCTAAGGCATGGACATGTTTTCCCACATTGATATTTTCTTGGTTCCTACTCTTGGTTCTGAAAAGTCACTGATCCTGATCACAAGTATTCAGCTCACCCTTCTAGTTTACTATATGCATTCCAGAGAAATATGAAGGAGGTtaataatattacaaattacaattaatggtcaaaacaaaacaataaattatGGTATGCAAGCATTTCACAAGACAGACAGTCAATTGTTAATTATTATAACTGCTAAATTATAAATTCAGTTTACTGTGAACATAAAGCATCTACGGAACGTATATTCAAACCAAAAATACTATCCCATGAGAAGCTTGAAGAATCTCAAGACCAACCTCAGCACACTTTTTGGGTAGGACTAAACGTCCAATTCGTCCAGCATCACTTGCACTCAAGGTTTTTTGAAACAAGGGAGTAATTACAGAATTTGAACTGTGATAGAGTTAAGATACTGTAGCTTCCAGTATGGCAATAGACATAATTGGAAATCAAAGTGCATTAAAATAGTAATTATCTAAACCAACACCACAATTATGTGATTTGAAGGATACTCTATGGATATTTGTTGTAGTTCTAGATCAGTACACCTGGGCCAGTACCGTGGCAGTAACTGGTTTCTTCCTCGGGCATCTGCTCGAGGCCGCCCATTGCGAACCTGAGCCTCACCTGATGAGTCAGGTGCTAAATGCATAGTGCCATTAAATTGCTTTCCTGGAGGTGGTGGAGTCTGTTGAGGGTGACTTCCAGTTACCCCAAGTTGACCATTTCTTTCGTTTTGGCATGAATTAGGTACAGGCAAACCAAATGGTTGAGGAGATGACTCTTCCTTCATAGAAGAAGGCTGCTGACACATATTTAAACATGAACTTGCTTTGTCCTCATTCCTCATTCCTGCAATATAATGAAGAATCAAGTTATACATTCAACTTCAAGTCATTAAGAGATCATTCCACCTTCTAAACCAAATAACAGAAAATCTAGAAAGTTCAGAAATGTCAAAGCTTGCATTACCATTCATATGCTTCATCTCTCGTGGGCAAATGGTGACATTCCAATGAACTGGTAATCCAGGAAAATCCTCACTTTTCTTTTCCAAAGCTGAGGCAGGTAACCTTTCATTGCAATACATTTTGTCAAAGCTACTGGATAATTCAGCTAAAGAAGGAACATCTGAGATCAGGTCGGATGAAGAAGCAGAATTGAACAGACTGGGCGCTTGCTTCCAGGGTACAGGACCTGATCCAGCCAACTGATTCCAACCTTTAGCAGATAGATCTCTAAGTCTATCCGATAAACGATTTTGAAGGGAAAAAGATTGTGGCCATGGCAGGTTAGAAGGCTGAGAAACAGATAACAGAATAGAATTACTATGCCAAAACTGTTTCATTCAATGATCCAAACAGGacataaaaataagatattgtCTAAGCATCATCTTTCAGCAATGAATTCAGCTTGATTGCTCGCCTCGGACTTTAAGATTTAAAGGAATAAGCCAGTAGTAACAAAAGAGCATTATCAACTAAGAGAGGACATGTGTAAACCCTGGGTAGAAAAACAAAGGCAAACCCTGACTAGTTTGATATTCATAAAGTTAGACATCCCAAAAGAAACAAAACCAAGAGAGGTAACCAAAAACGATGTGGAAAGAAAGAGAGCGGACAATTTAATACAAGAGCAGTGTCAAAAAAATGTCTCAACGATATATAGCAGGTTTGTCTGGCCATAATTTACTAGGAAGAGCAGCAAAGGAAAATTGAAGTAATTATCTAAAACAGTATAAGATGTGACATTCCTTATAATTGATTCTATTGAATTTTTTGTGTGACTATAAATGCCAAAATGAAATAAGAATTCCAGCTTCAACATTTTTCAATTTCGTCACACTTCTTGATGAACTGGTCTTTTCCAGATttactttgaaagaaaatgtATTATTTCAACCAAAAATCTTTACCTTATTTGTCCATTGACAATGAAATGACAACTTCAATAGTTCATTTCACCAGAAATAGAGAAAAAACAAAGACGGCATCAATAAAACCCATAGGATACTCATGCATGCAATACAAACCACATAAGTCAATCCCAAACAGGGGAGGGGAAGGAATAATGTCCAATCAGTAGAGAAACTTaccataataatatttttgcgGGCACATGTATAACATTCAATTCCTCCAGGATCCAACAACATGAAGGAATGACTTGAAACAATACATCCACAATGAATTCTCTGAAAAGAATGATTAATCATCAGTTAAAACTACGTAATTCTAACTCAGTTTCGGGAATCAAAGTAAAACCCTTTGCATCAAACACAGTAAGAGGAATACTATAAAGCATTCAAGTAACATTAACCAGCAATTACGACTACATAATTCAAACTCAGCTTTGGAAACCTATGTAACATCCTTTGCATTGACTATAGTAACAGTAACAATAATAAAGCATTTCAAAGAACCATAAAAAAGATTTGACTCACCTTTCTACAAGTCTCACAACTCCTCCAACCAGAAGCATTTGAGTGAAAAATTTCACAGAACTTCCCGTCTTCAAAAGCAGAGCTAAGTATCACAGAACAACCAAATTTTACTAAAAGAATAGCACATATGCATCATGCAAGAGAAGAATATCAAAACACAGGATAAGCAACAAGCACGATTATTTACATATAGCCAACTAAATTCTTGAACAACACGTTTCTTATCAAGTACAAAAGACAAAATGATGTTATATATGTGCTCTTTCTACAATAAAGAAAGAGTGAAAACAAATGTTTATGCAATCAGAAAGGTCAACCTCCGATATTGAACCTATTAAAACCTCTTATGGCAGAAATAACAAAAGTCTTTTGACCAGATAACACATAGAATGTAAATCATCCATGCAGTTAGTACACAAACCAACCACAggtataaaaatacaaataatttagaGAATCACATTAACTAAAGAATGTGGGATGAACAGGGCAGAATCTGATTGAAGATAAGCATTCAGACAGAAT
Proteins encoded in this region:
- the LOC137832648 gene encoding B3 domain-containing protein Os07g0563300-like isoform X1, whose translation is MASASSSSSKLCFNSDCKELRPERPKKGWRLRSGELAELCDRCGSAFEDGKFCEIFHSNASGWRSCETCRKRIHCGCIVSSHSFMLLDPGGIECYTCARKNIIMPSNLPWPQSFSLQNRLSDRLRDLSAKGWNQLAGSGPVPWKQAPSLFNSASSSDLISDVPSLAELSSSFDKMYCNERLPASALEKKSEDFPGLPVHWNVTICPREMKHMNGMRNEDKASSCLNMCQQPSSMKEESSPQPFGLPVPNSCQNERNGQLGVTGSHPQQTPPPPGKQFNGTMHLAPDSSGEAQVRNGRPRADARGRNQLLPRYWPRCTDLELQQISIDSNSVITPLFQKTLSASDAGRIGRLVLPKKCAETYFPPISQPEGLPLKILDAKGKEWIFQFRFWPNNNSRMYVLEGVTPCIQSMQLQAGDTVTFSRLEPEGRLVMGFRKASSAAPSDQDNETNKSGNGFSAHGEVELADPNSWSKVDKSGYIAKEALGSKSLISRKRKSGLLGSKSKRLRIENEDLIELKITWQEAQGLLRPPPSHIPSIVVIEGFEFEEYEEFWKLSCIVETFMLKIILQEAPVLGKPTIFTSDNVGEKIQWAQCEDCLKWRKLPASALLPSKWTCSDNSWDPERSSCSAAQELTAEQLENLLPPCNSAVPKRMKATKQDPDNAEALEGLDTLANLAILGEGEALPASAQATTKHPRHRPGCSCIVCIQPPSGKGPKHKQTCTCNVCLTVKRRFHTLMLRREKKQSEKEAETTRKKQQQQHPQPLPSSEILLDEDSLPCSNTGDSSPNQNREGNDGSDDDPNRIKSSASPFKGQIDLNIQPEREEELSPGSDSGGMMKLLHDAATERYLKQQTVNSGTGDSAGSQSQLVGDAMREDKLSNGVTHGSSSHSTDRNMANLCP
- the LOC137832648 gene encoding B3 domain-containing protein Os07g0563300-like isoform X2, which gives rise to MASASSSSSKLCFNSDCKELRPERPKKGWRLRSGELAELCDRCGSAFEDGKFCEIFHSNASGWRSCETCRKRIHCGCIVSSHSFMLLDPGGIECYTCARKNIIMPSNLPWPQSFSLQNRLSDRLRDLSAKGWNQLAGSGPVPWKQAPSLFNSASSSDLISDVPSLAELSSSFDKMYCNERLPASALEKKSEDFPGLPVHWNVTICPREMKHMNGMRNEDKASSCLNMCQQPSSMKEESSPQPFGLPVPNSCQNERNGQLGVTGSHPQQTPPPPGKQFNGTMHLAPDSSGEAQVRNGRPRADARGRNQLLPRYWPRCTDLELQQISIDSNSVITPLFQKTLSASDAGRIGRLVLPKKCAETYFPPISQPEGLPLKILDAKGKEWIFQFRFWPNNNSRMYVLEGVTPCIQSMQLQAGDTVTFSRLEPEGRLVMGFRKASSAAPSDQDNETNKSGNGFSAHGEVELADPNSWSKVDKSGYIAKEALGSKSLISRKRKSGLLGSKSKRLRIENEDLIELKITWQEAQGLLRPPPSHIPSIVVIEGFEFEEYEEAPVLGKPTIFTSDNVGEKIQWAQCEDCLKWRKLPASALLPSKWTCSDNSWDPERSSCSAAQELTAEQLENLLPPCNSAVPKRMKATKQDPDNAEALEGLDTLANLAILGEGEALPASAQATTKHPRHRPGCSCIVCIQPPSGKGPKHKQTCTCNVCLTVKRRFHTLMLRREKKQSEKEAETTRKKQQQQHPQPLPSSEILLDEDSLPCSNTGDSSPNQNREGNDGSDDDPNRIKSSASPFKGQIDLNIQPEREEELSPGSDSGGMMKLLHDAATERYLKQQTVNSGTGDSAGSQSQLVGDAMREDKLSNGVTHGSSSHSTDRNMANLCP